The genomic DNA GGCCCGGATCCAGGGACTGCGTGGACTCGCGACCCGTACCGCCAATGTGGTCGGCGCACCCCTGGGCGGGGTCGCGGTGGCCCTCGGCGGCCCGGTGCTCGCATTCGCCGCGGCCGGGGTGCTCTTCGCCGTCTCGCTGCCCCTGCTCGTCCTCGTACGGATCGCGCCCCCGCCCGATCAGGCCGGTGCCGAATCTGCCGGCACCGCATGGCGTGAACTGGCCGACGGAGTGCGCCACATCCGGCGCCATCCACTGCTCGGGCCGCTGGTGCTCGTCCTCGCCGTCAGTGAGCTGGGTTTCGCGGGCCCGCTCAACCTCGGGCTGATCCTGCTTGCGAAGGAGCGCGGCTGGGGCGCCGCCGGCATGGGGTGGATCGTCGCCGCCTTCGGTATCGGCGCCGGTGCCGCGGCCCTGCTGCTCGCGGTCCGCGGGCGGCTGCCCCGCGCCGGGCTGATCATGTGCCTGACCGTGCTCGTCGGCGCGGTCGCCGCCGGGGCCCTCGCATATGTCCCGTCGTTGCCGCTCGCCGCCGCGGTCGGCGCCGCGGTCGGGCTCTTCGCCGGACTGGGCGGGGCGCTCTGCGGGGCGCTGATGCAGTCCGCCACCGATCCCGCCTACCTGGGGCGGGTCACCTCGGTCTCGACGCTCTTCACCCATGCGGTCGCACCGCTCAGCTACCCGGTGACCGGCGCGGCCGTCGCCACCTGGGGGACCGCGCCGGTCTTCGCCGCCGGCGCGGCGCTGGGCGGGGCGGGGGCCGTGACCGGTCTGATCGTCACCCGGCTGCGCCGCGCGGAACTCCCGCGCTGACCCGGCCCTCCGTACGTCCTGCCGGCTCCGTAGGCCCTACATGCCGAGCTCGGCCGTGCTCACCCGGGTCACCGCCTCCTTGTCGCCCTCCAGCTCCACTCGCGCCGCATCCTGCCGCCCCGACGCGAAGAGCAGCAGCTCGCCCGGCTCACCGGTCACCGTCACCACCGGAGTGCCCTTGTGCGCCACTGCCGTCTGTCCGTCAGGACGGCGCAACACCAGCCCCACCGGGGCCTTGCGCCCCATCAACCGCGCCGCCTTCTCCATCCGCGACCACAGGGCGTCGGCGAAGACCGGGTCC from Streptomyces sp. NBC_01707 includes the following:
- a CDS encoding MFS transporter, producing the protein MTVTVTAPSAPERPAHRDGNVLRWLGAYTASMVGDSVYYMALSWAATRTGTASQAGFVLAAGSVPRAVLMLGGGVLADRFGPRRLVIGSDAARCLVVLGLAGALMVTSPALWMLIAVALVFGAVDALFLPAVGALPPRITTAGQLARIQGLRGLATRTANVVGAPLGGVAVALGGPVLAFAAAGVLFAVSLPLLVLVRIAPPPDQAGAESAGTAWRELADGVRHIRRHPLLGPLVLVLAVSELGFAGPLNLGLILLAKERGWGAAGMGWIVAAFGIGAGAAALLLAVRGRLPRAGLIMCLTVLVGAVAAGALAYVPSLPLAAAVGAAVGLFAGLGGALCGALMQSATDPAYLGRVTSVSTLFTHAVAPLSYPVTGAAVATWGTAPVFAAGAALGGAGAVTGLIVTRLRRAELPR